AAACTAACTGTTAATTGAAAGCATAAGTACAATAAAAGAAAGAAGAAGAAACATTAATTACCAAAGAGACCAATCTGTGACTGAGAATATGTTTTGACAAGGCTGATTACTTACCAGTATGCCAGTTACTGCAAGTACAGGAGCAACAGTGAGAGCCAGTTCTTGAGCCTGATTGAGAAAGAGCTATATTGTCACATTATTGTCGGATAAACCTAAGACTATAGATATTAAGGTCAATGTTTGATGCTTACCGTGAGAAAGAATGCAATTGCAGTCACCACACAGCCAAGTAGCAATCCTGATGCAGAAGTCTAGAACAAAGTGGAACGTGTTAAAACTTAACATGAAAAAGAATCTCAGAAAAGTCTCAGAACTAGAACTTTTGTGCACTCATTTACCAATATCAGAGGCTTTCGTCCGGCTTTATCCATTATGGATGCACCTATGCCAGTTACCACAACCTGTAAAACATAACAGCATCAGGGTACTACAAATGGCAACAAATAATGAGACTCTAAGAGTGCTGTCAAAGACTAATTTATACCTGAAGAATAGCGTAGATTATAGTTCCAACGGTGGAAGAAAATCCTGAGAAAATTCAGATAGAAGGTTTAGCTTGCGGTTGTTGAACACAATAACTTGCTTCAAACGAGCAGTTCAGGTCATTAGTATAAAGCAACTTATATACCTGCTTGCTCAAAAATATCACTGACATAGAAACAGACACCATTGATTCCTCCCAGTTGTTGAAAGACCATCAAGAAAACTGCTATCTAATACAAAACATTTGATGCAAAGGAGCATGAACTCGGAGGAAAAAATGACAAAATTGAAGTTACAAACGAATGGAGAAGCTATTACCAAGACTGCCGGCAAGTATCTCCTTTGAAACAAATCTAGCAATTTGGCTTTAGGGAGACTGTCAAGAGTTGCTATATAATCCTGTCAATGAAGGGACATGGTTATTCATCAGATACATGATGTTCCAGTCTTCTTCCAGATGCTCTATAACATGGTCAACGAAGAGATGCAGTTCAAGAATTTGAGACAAGAACCTGGATTTCTGCTGCTTCATGAGATACGTCAACATCTTTCCCACGAAGTTTCTGCAGTGCAACTTCAAAATCGTTGTGGCGTCCTTTCTTTGCCTGCACCCATGATGAGGTATGTCTTTATTTTGTGTGCATGAAACCATGATTATTAAGGAAAAATAAAATCACAAACTATTTAAGAAAATAGTAGTTCCTCACCAACCATCTTGGAGACTCGGGAATGAAAAAGAGACCAAAAAGGGTCACAGCACACGGAATTAGTCCTGCAATTATTCACCACACAAATGAGCCCTCTGTCGCTGTATGTGACAGCATAGGGTATTCTAAATTCTAACTGACTAGCACAGTTTGTGTAAGAAATTAACCTATTAGTGCTAATGCCCTCCAGCTTACTACAAGCCCAATTATAAAGGAAACGGAGACTCCAGAAACAATCATCAACTGTGACACAGATACCAAAAGAAAGAGCATCAAGGGAAATTCAAAATAATAAGAAATTATCATAATCACTGTAGATTGTTGTTGAAATTATCAAGTACATGTTAATACCAGCTTCATTTCTCGTCAACTGTGTTTACCTGATTTAAAGCAGTTAGTCTTCCTCGAAGATGTTTGGGTGCAATTTCAGAAACAAAAACAGGTACCTTGCATCCATCCAATATTGCATCAAACTTTGTTAATAACAGTATATTCACATAGCACCTTTAAAGGACTTTCTCAGCTTGAACTAATTCCATTATATTGTGCTCTCATAAGAGGATGGCGAAAACTCACAACATATGAAAAGGCTCCCATTCCATATCCAGTTGCCAATCTCCCAATGTCAAGAGCCCAAGCACCCTTAAATAGCATTAAGATGTCAAACATGAATAAAGCCGCATATGTAAGGAGACATTTGCTCAGTTGGTAAAAACACATGCAGAATACTAACCTCAGCAAAGTAAATAGCAAGCCAACCCACAACACAGAAAGCACAGGACATTCTCAAGGCCTGCATACAATATTATATTACAGATGTTGTTAGATAATGATTATCAAAGGAAACAGAACAATTATACTGTCAAATTTCAGAATGAGTGGTAACATAGTTTCCCAGTTCATACTCCTTTTCGACCAACAAGATCGGTGATGGGTCCAATTGTGATAGCACCTATCATTGCACCAAATGTAAGAATGGAGCCAAACACTGAGTACTGCATAATGAAGATAGAAGAAACTTCAGTTTGGAAATCTTCAATATCAAAATTAGAAGTTGCTAATTGACAAGAAAAATTGCCATGCCTCAGCAGCCATGAACCATTCAAAGTGATAAGTGCCCACAGCGCACACTCTCAGTCATACACTACAGCAGCAATAGAGATATATACGTATCAAAAATATGTGATCTAATCACTAGCATACCTCTGAAGTTGTTAAACTGAGATCTTCAGTGATGGCAGACTGAGTAGGCGATGAATAACCCACCTGGAAGCCAACAAGAGAATCTAAGAACAAAACTCTGCTTATACGTAGATCACAATTTTCATGATAAATCAATGTAGAGTTATATAAACATGCAGACTAGCACTTACACAACATCCGAATTCATAAGAGCCGCAAACTGCAACAAATGTGCTCAGGTAAACCATCCATTGATCCTCTTTGCCGCTTCCATGACCAGATCCCTCTCCACTACTTCTCACGAGTGGCTCCCTTATGTTCTCCTGCACAACATTCTCCACATCCTCTTTGATCGCCATGCTTCCTGGTTTATACAACTCGCACGACGTAATCTGAATCTCTATAAGAAGCAAAGTGAAGATTCAAAGAGATGACTTCAGTGAGCAAGAACTATGAAACTAAGGAAGCCAAGTTATCAGTATCCTCTTTATAGACAAGAAATCATACACAGAGAACAAATTATTGCAGTATATGAACACATTATTGCTAGTCCCAATCAGTAACAAGTAACAACTTGGCCTGCTCAAGTTTGCTGCTAACAGTATCAATGCTGTGGTGGATAAATCTTTGTCGTTTTCATAAAATAAGAAAAGAGATCCAAACTTTCACAGAAGCACGGCAGAAAGAGAATAAAGGATTAAAGAAATGAATGGGATAATCTTCTATGGTTGAAGAGTCAGAGGCTTGGTTAACAAGTCAAACAATATCAAAACACAAGAGGACCCGTACCCGAGATTTGAATCCATTTATTTCCTTAATTTTATTGGTGGAAATCTATTTTGGGGGTCGATGATTGCTCATGGAAATCTCAGAAAACCTGGATTTCTTAAAATGCCATCCACAATTCCCTTTCAATCCCTTTCTAATCTGCAGTGTTGGGGTTGCCATATTAGCTTGAGTAGAAAAGGTTTTAAATGATGGGGAACTTCCTATAACAGAGGCGCTGAGGCAAAAACTGCTAGAAAATACTAATTACTGGGCTAAATATCTGACATGTTACGTTGACAGACAATTATAACTTCTTATTGAGGATCAAACATGATAGTGTTTGTCTGTGAGCTGTAGTCTAGTTGGTTAAGGTGTTTAACTAACAACTTTAAGGTCATAGGTTCAAACCTCACTGGCATATATAGGG
The window above is part of the Fragaria vesca subsp. vesca linkage group LG2, FraVesHawaii_1.0, whole genome shotgun sequence genome. Proteins encoded here:
- the LOC101302610 gene encoding sugar transporter ERD6-like 7-like, translating into MAIKEDVENVVQENIREPLVRSSGEGSGHGSGKEDQWMVYLSTFVAVCGSYEFGCCVGYSSPTQSAITEDLSLTTSEYSVFGSILTFGAMIGAITIGPITDLVGRKGALRMSCAFCVVGWLAIYFAEGAWALDIGRLATGYGMGAFSYVVPVFVSEIAPKHLRGRLTALNQLMIVSGVSVSFIIGLVVSWRALALIGLIPCAVTLFGLFFIPESPRWLAKKGRHNDFEVALQKLRGKDVDVSHEAAEIQDYIATLDSLPKAKLLDLFQRRYLPAVLIAVFLMVFQQLGGINGVCFYVSDIFEQAGFSSTVGTIIYAILQVVVTGIGASIMDKAGRKPLILTSASGLLLGCVVTAIAFFLTAQELALTVAPVLAVTGILIFIGAFSIGMGAVPWIIMSEIFPINIKGQAGSLATLVNWFGAWLCSYTFNFLMSWSTYGTFILYAAINALAIFFVIFFVPETKGKTLEQIQAAISKERSEET